In Cyanobacterium stanieri LEGE 03274, one DNA window encodes the following:
- a CDS encoding ATP-binding protein — protein MIETLTVPANLDSLKPIAEYVMKVAKMAGLDKKSMYKLRLAVDELATNIANYAYADDHDGKKDISLESNISQDSLIITITDNGIPFNPTNKIDAEMEVVQKPIEERKIGGLGIFLAFDGVDDFSYQRIEQQNINILTVYHHRD, from the coding sequence ATGATCGAAACATTAACCGTTCCCGCTAACTTAGATTCCCTCAAACCCATTGCTGAATATGTCATGAAAGTTGCAAAAATGGCAGGGTTAGACAAAAAATCTATGTATAAGTTACGATTAGCGGTAGATGAGTTAGCGACCAATATTGCTAATTATGCCTATGCTGATGATCATGATGGCAAAAAAGATATATCCTTAGAATCAAATATTTCTCAAGATTCCTTGATAATTACCATCACAGATAATGGTATTCCTTTTAATCCCACCAATAAAATAGATGCGGAAATGGAGGTAGTACAAAAACCCATAGAAGAACGCAAAATAGGTGGTTTGGGAATTTTTCTCGCCTTTGATGGGGTGGACGATTTTTCTTATCAGAGGATTGAGCAACAAAATATTAATATATTAACTGTGTATCATCACAGAGATTAA
- a CDS encoding anti-sigma factor antagonist (This anti-anti-sigma factor, or anti-sigma factor antagonist, belongs to a family that includes characterized members SpoIIAA, RsbV, RsfA, and RsfB.) codes for MALDLTLTVENEIAKITLAGELDGSNAADFKTKIEEAAAAEPQKLVLYMNDLEFMASAGLRVLVFSKQKMGAGVDVYVVGADEMIIETIEKTGLHHSLIIQETFA; via the coding sequence ATGGCATTAGATTTAACTTTGACCGTAGAAAACGAAATCGCCAAAATCACCCTCGCAGGGGAATTAGATGGTAGCAATGCCGCCGACTTCAAAACCAAAATCGAAGAAGCCGCCGCCGCCGAACCCCAAAAATTAGTCTTATACATGAACGATTTAGAATTCATGGCCAGTGCTGGTTTACGGGTATTGGTGTTTTCCAAACAAAAAATGGGAGCAGGGGTTGATGTCTATGTAGTTGGCGCTGATGAAATGATCATCGAAACCATCGAAAAGACTGGTTTACATCACAGTTTAATTATTCAAGAAACCTTTGCATAA